One part of the Acidobacteriota bacterium genome encodes these proteins:
- the aprA gene encoding adenylyl-sulfate reductase subunit alpha has product MANFETVVVETDLLILGGGMAACGAAVEAAYWAKENGLKVTLVDKAAVDRSGAVAMGLSAINQYVGLKDGKNSVKDYVDYVRNDLMGVTREDLVANIARHVDSTVHLFEKWGLPIWKDEQGGYVHEGRWQLMINGESYKVIVAEAAKNALLQTGVGQIFERVFIVGPLMDGDRCAGAVGFSVREDKFYVFKSKATLVMMGGAVHVFKPRSSGEGLGRAWYPPWNSGSSAYFTLKAGAEMTCQEVRFIPVRFKDAYGPVGAWFLLFKSRATNAMGGEYMVERKAELEKWGPYGRVKPIPANLRNYLGMLDVLEGKGPIFMRTDEAIQKIADTLKDDPKAYKKKMKELETEAWEDFLDMTISQAVLWAATNTEPEKRSSEIAAAEPYFIGSHSGASGAWVSGPEDLQTAETKKEYFWGYAHMATVKGLFCAGDASGASSHKFSSGSHAEGRIAAKAAVKFVVENNTKPKVDQAVIEALKAEILKPLDTFTTHKGATTDAEVNPNYLKPRMFMFRLQKLMDEYAGGVSSGFTTNKAQLERAIELLAFLKEDSAALAAENHHELMRCWENIHRMWQAEAHVRTVLFREETRWPGYYVRADTPGLNQEKWLVFANCKYDPKADTWEMLTRPILHIFDEPKKQELLGG; this is encoded by the coding sequence ATGGCGAACTTTGAAACGGTTGTCGTGGAAACTGATCTGTTGATCCTCGGAGGCGGAATGGCCGCTTGCGGGGCAGCGGTCGAGGCCGCTTACTGGGCCAAGGAGAACGGCCTGAAGGTGACGCTGGTCGACAAGGCCGCCGTGGACCGCTCGGGAGCCGTCGCGATGGGGCTGTCGGCGATCAACCAGTACGTGGGCCTGAAGGACGGCAAGAATTCCGTCAAGGACTACGTCGACTACGTGCGCAACGACCTGATGGGCGTGACCCGCGAGGACCTGGTCGCCAATATCGCGCGCCACGTCGATTCGACCGTCCACCTGTTCGAGAAGTGGGGCCTGCCGATCTGGAAGGACGAGCAGGGCGGCTACGTGCACGAGGGCCGGTGGCAGTTGATGATCAACGGCGAGTCCTACAAGGTCATCGTGGCTGAAGCGGCCAAGAACGCGCTGCTGCAGACTGGCGTCGGCCAGATCTTCGAACGCGTGTTCATCGTCGGCCCGCTGATGGACGGCGACCGGTGCGCCGGGGCCGTGGGCTTCTCGGTCCGCGAGGACAAGTTCTACGTGTTCAAGTCGAAGGCCACCCTCGTGATGATGGGCGGCGCGGTCCACGTCTTCAAGCCAAGGAGTTCGGGCGAAGGCCTGGGCCGTGCGTGGTATCCACCCTGGAACTCCGGCTCCTCGGCCTACTTCACGCTGAAGGCCGGCGCCGAGATGACGTGCCAGGAAGTGCGGTTCATCCCGGTCCGGTTCAAGGACGCGTACGGGCCGGTCGGCGCGTGGTTCCTGCTGTTCAAGTCGCGCGCGACCAACGCGATGGGCGGCGAGTACATGGTGGAGCGGAAGGCCGAGCTCGAGAAGTGGGGACCGTACGGGCGCGTGAAGCCGATTCCCGCCAACCTGCGCAACTACCTCGGCATGCTCGACGTTCTGGAGGGCAAGGGTCCGATCTTCATGAGAACCGACGAGGCCATCCAGAAGATCGCCGACACCCTCAAGGACGATCCGAAGGCCTATAAGAAGAAGATGAAGGAGCTGGAGACCGAGGCGTGGGAGGACTTCCTCGACATGACCATCTCCCAGGCCGTCCTGTGGGCGGCGACCAACACGGAGCCCGAGAAACGCAGCTCCGAAATCGCGGCCGCCGAGCCCTACTTCATCGGATCCCACTCCGGCGCGTCGGGGGCGTGGGTGAGCGGTCCTGAGGATCTGCAGACCGCCGAGACGAAGAAGGAGTACTTCTGGGGCTACGCGCATATGGCCACCGTCAAGGGCCTGTTCTGCGCGGGTGACGCCTCCGGCGCCTCCAGCCACAAGTTCTCGTCCGGGTCGCACGCCGAGGGACGGATCGCCGCCAAGGCCGCGGTGAAGTTCGTCGTCGAGAACAACACCAAGCCGAAGGTGGACCAGGCCGTCATCGAGGCCCTCAAGGCCGAGATTCTCAAGCCGCTCGATACGTTCACCACCCACAAGGGCGCCACGACCGATGCCGAGGTGAACCCCAATTACCTGAAACCCCGCATGTTCATGTTCCGGCTCCAGAAGCTGATGGACGAGTACGCCGGCGGCGTCAGCTCGGGCTTCACCACCAATAAGGCCCAACTCGAGCGGGCGATCGAACTGCTGGCGTTCCTCAAGGAAGATTCCGCCGCGCTCGCCGCGGAGAACCACCACGAGCTGATGCGGTGCTGGGAGAACATCCATCGCATGTGGCAGGCCGAGGCGCACGTACGGACGGTGCTGTTCCGCGAGGAGACGCGCTGGCCCGGGTACTACGTCCGCGCCGACACGCCGGGACTCAACCAGGAGAAGTGGCTGGTCTTCGCCAACTGCAAATACGACCCGAAGGCCGACACGTGGGAGATGCTGACCAGGCCGATCCTGCACATCTTCGACGAGCCCAAGAAACAAGAGCTGCTCGGCGGCTGA
- a CDS encoding ogr/Delta-like zinc finger family protein produces MPANPTLRCPHCASPLVRWQNPSLSNWSGEFQYVCFNDECPYFVRGWAWMQQQFNVHASYRHRLDPTNGETGPLPVWSEDALRSSILGDEAL; encoded by the coding sequence ATGCCTGCGAACCCAACTCTGCGTTGTCCCCACTGTGCGTCGCCACTGGTCCGTTGGCAAAACCCGTCCCTCTCCAACTGGTCGGGCGAGTTCCAGTACGTGTGCTTCAACGACGAGTGCCCGTACTTCGTCAGGGGCTGGGCATGGATGCAACAGCAATTCAATGTGCACGCGTCCTACCGGCACCGTCTGGATCCCACCAACGGCGAGACCGGTCCGCTTCCCGTCTGGTCCGAGGACGCGCTGCGCAGCAGCATTCTCGGGGATGAGGCTCTCTAA
- a CDS encoding YkgJ family cysteine cluster protein, which translates to MAAEPSVQEQILNDYPRMSPDESFTFQCHQGLECFTRCCRDVSIVLTPYDVLRLKHALGIESSEFLTRHTISPFTADQKFPAVLLKMDQETKTCAFVGPEGCRVYRDRPWACRMYPLGVAEPRCETPTDHPFHFLLWEDVCQGHHQGPTTTVRQWIDEQGIAEYDMMGTSFKALMLDEFWDKTDGLSPQQMEMYYMASFDLDRFRRFVFESRFLQMFEVDEARVDAMRTNDEDLLEFAMQWLRFTLFNEKTMKITPAVLEAKRQAMTAATGQNAG; encoded by the coding sequence ATGGCAGCCGAACCGTCCGTCCAAGAGCAGATTCTGAACGACTACCCGAGGATGAGCCCGGACGAGTCCTTCACGTTCCAGTGTCATCAGGGGCTGGAGTGCTTCACTCGGTGCTGTCGGGACGTGTCGATTGTCCTGACGCCGTACGACGTGCTGCGGCTGAAGCACGCGCTGGGGATCGAGTCCTCGGAGTTTCTGACGCGCCACACGATCTCGCCGTTCACCGCCGACCAGAAGTTCCCCGCGGTCCTGCTGAAGATGGACCAGGAGACGAAGACCTGCGCGTTCGTCGGGCCGGAGGGATGCCGGGTCTATCGCGATCGGCCGTGGGCGTGCCGGATGTACCCGTTGGGTGTCGCGGAACCGAGGTGCGAGACGCCGACCGATCACCCGTTCCACTTCCTGTTGTGGGAGGACGTGTGCCAGGGCCACCACCAGGGACCCACCACGACCGTGCGGCAGTGGATCGACGAACAGGGCATTGCGGAATACGACATGATGGGCACCTCCTTCAAGGCCCTCATGCTCGACGAGTTCTGGGACAAGACCGACGGGCTGTCCCCGCAACAGATGGAGATGTACTACATGGCGTCGTTCGACCTGGACCGGTTCCGGCGGTTCGTCTTCGAGAGCCGCTTCCTCCAGATGTTCGAAGTCGACGAGGCCCGCGTCGATGCCATGCGGACCAACGATGAAGATCTGCTCGAGTTCGCCATGCAGTGGCTGCGGTTTACGCTCTTCAACGAGAAGACCATGAAGATCACGCCCGCGGTGCTCGAAGCCAAGCGCCAGGCGATGACCGCGGCCACCGGGCAGAACGCGGGATAG
- a CDS encoding FAD-dependent oxidoreductase, which translates to MMATQVHGTGGKPVLVIGGGIAGVTTAVEAAEVGCQVILVETLPYLGGRVVRSYKYFPKLCPPGCGLEINFKRIRNNPAIQVLTQATVEQISGSPGDYEATIVIAPRFVSEACTLCDKCAQACPTDRADQFNLDLCTTKAAYLPHRLAFPAAYVIDRTACPDGCTVCRDACEYGAIDLGQQVERRKVKVAAVVAATGWAPYDATKIDNLGFGRFPNVVTNVIMERLAAPDGPTKGRILRPSDNQPPSSVAFAQCAGSRDENHLPYCSAVCCAASLKQATYVRDLSPATPVSIFYIDIRTPGRLEDFYQTVAADEHLTLIKGKVAKVDEDPATHDLLVTAEDVQTGKKITARVGLLVLATGIVPQTSNLPAGFALDEFRFLAHAEGRAGFFAAGCVVRPAEVSSTVQDATGAALKALQAVVRSAHHG; encoded by the coding sequence ATGATGGCAACTCAGGTTCATGGCACAGGCGGCAAACCGGTCCTGGTGATCGGGGGCGGCATCGCCGGGGTGACCACGGCAGTCGAGGCCGCCGAGGTCGGCTGCCAGGTCATCCTCGTCGAGACGCTTCCGTATCTGGGGGGCCGGGTGGTACGCAGCTACAAGTACTTCCCCAAGCTCTGCCCGCCCGGATGCGGGCTGGAAATCAACTTCAAGCGGATCAGGAACAACCCCGCCATCCAGGTTCTCACCCAGGCCACAGTCGAGCAGATCAGCGGCTCGCCGGGCGACTACGAAGCGACGATTGTCATCGCGCCCCGCTTCGTCTCCGAGGCGTGCACCCTGTGCGACAAATGCGCCCAGGCGTGCCCGACAGACCGTGCCGACCAGTTCAACCTGGACCTCTGCACCACCAAGGCCGCGTACCTGCCGCATCGGCTGGCGTTTCCGGCTGCCTACGTGATCGACCGCACCGCGTGTCCCGACGGCTGCACGGTGTGCCGGGACGCCTGCGAGTATGGCGCCATCGATCTGGGCCAGCAGGTGGAGCGCCGGAAAGTGAAGGTTGCCGCCGTGGTGGCCGCGACCGGATGGGCGCCCTACGATGCCACGAAGATTGACAATCTGGGGTTCGGTCGATTCCCGAACGTCGTCACCAACGTCATCATGGAACGTCTGGCGGCGCCAGACGGTCCCACCAAGGGCCGCATCCTGCGTCCGTCCGACAACCAGCCGCCCTCGTCGGTCGCCTTCGCGCAGTGCGCCGGATCCCGCGACGAGAACCACCTGCCGTACTGCTCGGCCGTATGCTGCGCGGCCTCGCTCAAACAGGCCACCTACGTTCGCGACCTGTCTCCGGCGACGCCCGTCTCGATCTTCTACATCGATATCAGAACGCCGGGCCGCCTCGAGGATTTCTACCAGACGGTGGCGGCCGACGAGCACCTCACTCTGATCAAGGGCAAGGTGGCGAAGGTCGACGAGGACCCGGCGACGCACGACCTGCTCGTGACCGCCGAGGACGTGCAGACCGGCAAGAAGATCACAGCGCGCGTTGGGCTTCTGGTTCTCGCGACCGGCATCGTGCCCCAGACCTCGAATCTCCCGGCCGGTTTCGCCTTGGACGAATTCCGTTTTCTTGCGCATGCCGAAGGCCGGGCCGGGTTCTTCGCCGCCGGCTGCGTGGTGCGCCCCGCCGAGGTGTCGTCGACGGTGCAAGACGCCACCGGAGCGGCCCTCAAGGCGCTCCAGGCCGTCGTGAGGAGTGCTCACCATGGCTAA
- a CDS encoding FAD-dependent oxidoreductase has protein sequence MANALGVYICSGCSIGDTLDTERLAKVATGEYKVPRCQVHPFLCGPEGRQLIEKDLAEGAVDGVVVAACSPRVKTDAFAFDPRMVLDRVNLREHVAWCQAPNDEDTQMMAEDYLRMGIVKAQKSDPLDPVLEELTKRLLVVGGGITGMTAALEAANAGYEVVLVEKERVLGGFVASLKKRFPTSAPYEELTTDGTAAMVQAVMYHPRIQVLTSARILKTAGQPGMFDVTLAAEAGELTTRVGAVILATGWKPYDATRLAHLGYGLSPDVITNVELEQMVAAGPITRKSDGRPVRSVLFVQCAGSRDKDHLAYCSSVCCMASLKHAAYVHEQNPGASVYIIYKDMRTPGQYERFYRRAQEHPLNFLTKGEVTGVERAADGRLTVRAKDSLLGDQIAISVDLVVLATGMVPNGADGVAIRAVNDARATLARAEATEPQKADARTKIQSLAHHQGTEILNLTYRQGPDLPAFRYGFPDSHFVCFPYETRRTGIYAAGTVRAPMDAAHAAEDATGAALKAIQSIELASRGAAVHPRAGDLSSPIFFLQRCTQCKRCTEECPFGTLDEDVKGTPQLNPYRCRRCGICMGACPERIISFKNYSVEIVASMIKAIEVPEEDEEKPRVLVFMCENDAYPALDVAGLNRVHYDPSVRVIPLRCLGSLNIVWIADALSGGIDGVLLIGCKYGDDYQCHFMQGSELADRRLENVKETLQRLQLESGRIQLTQLAINEYDKLPALIDGFMARIRELGPNPYKGL, from the coding sequence ATGGCTAACGCGCTGGGCGTCTACATCTGCAGCGGCTGCTCGATCGGCGACACGCTCGACACGGAAAGACTCGCCAAGGTGGCCACCGGTGAGTACAAGGTTCCCCGGTGCCAGGTGCATCCGTTCCTGTGCGGTCCCGAGGGACGGCAGTTGATCGAGAAGGACCTCGCCGAGGGTGCGGTCGACGGCGTCGTGGTGGCCGCGTGTTCCCCGCGCGTCAAGACGGATGCCTTTGCCTTCGATCCCCGGATGGTGCTTGATCGAGTCAATCTGCGCGAGCACGTCGCGTGGTGCCAGGCGCCAAACGACGAAGACACGCAGATGATGGCGGAGGACTACCTCCGGATGGGCATCGTCAAGGCCCAGAAATCCGACCCGCTCGACCCGGTGCTCGAGGAACTCACGAAGAGGCTGCTCGTCGTGGGCGGCGGGATCACCGGCATGACCGCGGCTCTCGAAGCGGCCAACGCCGGCTACGAGGTGGTCCTGGTCGAGAAGGAGCGCGTGCTCGGCGGCTTCGTGGCCTCGCTCAAGAAACGATTTCCGACCTCCGCGCCGTACGAGGAGCTGACGACGGATGGCACCGCGGCCATGGTTCAGGCGGTGATGTACCACCCGCGGATCCAGGTGCTCACCTCCGCGCGGATCCTGAAGACGGCCGGCCAGCCGGGCATGTTCGATGTCACGCTGGCAGCCGAGGCTGGCGAACTGACCACGCGGGTGGGCGCCGTCATTCTGGCCACCGGGTGGAAACCTTACGACGCCACCCGCCTTGCGCACCTGGGCTACGGCCTGAGCCCCGACGTGATCACCAACGTCGAGCTCGAACAGATGGTGGCGGCCGGACCCATCACGCGGAAGTCCGACGGCCGGCCGGTCCGAAGCGTCCTGTTCGTACAGTGCGCCGGCTCGCGCGACAAGGATCATCTGGCGTATTGCTCGTCGGTCTGTTGCATGGCGTCGCTCAAGCACGCGGCGTATGTCCACGAACAGAATCCCGGCGCTTCCGTGTACATCATCTACAAGGACATGCGGACGCCGGGGCAGTACGAGCGCTTCTATCGCCGGGCGCAGGAGCATCCGCTCAACTTCCTCACCAAGGGCGAGGTCACCGGGGTCGAGCGGGCGGCCGACGGTCGACTGACCGTGCGGGCGAAGGACTCGCTTCTCGGCGATCAGATCGCCATCAGCGTCGACCTCGTGGTGCTCGCGACCGGCATGGTGCCCAACGGGGCAGACGGCGTCGCCATCCGCGCGGTCAATGACGCCCGGGCCACGCTGGCACGCGCCGAGGCCACCGAGCCGCAGAAAGCCGATGCCCGGACGAAGATCCAATCCCTGGCCCACCACCAAGGCACCGAGATCCTGAATCTGACCTACCGGCAGGGACCTGATCTTCCGGCGTTCCGGTACGGGTTCCCCGATTCGCACTTCGTCTGTTTCCCGTACGAGACCCGGCGCACCGGAATCTATGCCGCCGGCACAGTCCGGGCGCCGATGGATGCGGCGCACGCGGCCGAAGATGCCACCGGCGCGGCGCTCAAGGCCATCCAGAGCATCGAACTGGCCTCGCGCGGCGCGGCCGTCCACCCTCGGGCCGGCGATCTGTCGTCCCCGATCTTCTTCCTGCAGCGTTGCACGCAGTGCAAGCGCTGCACCGAGGAATGTCCGTTCGGCACGCTGGATGAGGATGTGAAGGGCACGCCGCAGCTGAACCCGTATCGCTGCCGCCGGTGCGGCATCTGCATGGGGGCGTGCCCGGAGCGCATCATCTCGTTCAAGAACTACTCGGTGGAGATCGTCGCGTCGATGATCAAGGCGATCGAGGTGCCCGAGGAAGACGAGGAAAAGCCCCGGGTGCTCGTCTTCATGTGCGAGAACGATGCCTACCCGGCGCTCGACGTGGCCGGGCTCAACCGCGTGCACTACGACCCCAGCGTGCGTGTGATCCCGCTCCGGTGCCTCGGCTCGCTGAATATCGTGTGGATTGCCGATGCCCTCTCGGGCGGCATCGACGGGGTGCTGCTCATTGGCTGCAAGTACGGCGATGACTACCAGTGCCATTTCATGCAGGGCAGTGAGCTGGCCGATCGTCGCCTGGAGAACGTCAAGGAGACACTGCAGCGGCTCCAGTTGGAGTCGGGGCGGATTCAGCTCACCCAGTTGGCGATCAACGAGTACGACAAGCTGCCCGCGCTCATCGATGGGTTCATGGCGCGGATTCGGGAACTGGGGCCGAACCCCTACAAGGGACTCTAG
- the qmoC gene encoding quinone-interacting membrane-bound oxidoreductase complex subunit QmoC, with translation MSDAVLIEPDVHFIQDIVAHGGGDLKKCYQCATCSVTCALSPDDAPFPRRQMLRAQWGLKDSLMADPAIWLCHNCGDCTTRCPRGAKPGEVFGVLRAEAIKHFAFPHFLGTLLAGPAGLALLLAAGVVVFGLLALAGHPAFGLALPSDRPFEFADLYPVWALEALFFAVSGFLALAIVISQVRFVRALRASGATGPILPGLLSAARDIATHTRFTSCDQERSRYVAHLAVFWGFVGLATVGTVVGMASMAGVLHTPLAQTNPLKIFANAAGVVALVGAVLLLTNRRRDPARRAADTYFDAFFIWTLTGVIGTGAIVQILRLFQSMPWMYVVYVVHLILVFVLFVSAPYTKLAHVVYRTMAMAAAGRK, from the coding sequence ATGTCTGACGCCGTGCTGATCGAACCGGATGTTCACTTCATCCAGGACATCGTGGCTCACGGCGGCGGCGATCTCAAGAAGTGCTACCAGTGCGCGACTTGTTCGGTGACGTGCGCCCTGTCGCCCGACGACGCCCCGTTTCCTCGGCGGCAGATGCTCCGCGCGCAGTGGGGGCTCAAGGACTCGCTGATGGCCGACCCGGCCATCTGGCTGTGCCACAACTGCGGGGACTGCACGACGCGGTGCCCGCGCGGCGCAAAACCGGGAGAGGTGTTCGGGGTGCTTCGCGCCGAGGCGATCAAGCACTTCGCGTTCCCCCATTTCCTGGGGACGCTGCTGGCGGGGCCCGCTGGACTGGCCCTGCTGCTGGCCGCCGGCGTCGTGGTCTTCGGGTTGCTCGCGCTGGCCGGCCACCCCGCATTCGGCCTGGCCCTGCCGTCGGATCGTCCGTTCGAATTCGCCGACCTCTACCCGGTGTGGGCGCTCGAAGCCTTGTTCTTTGCCGTGAGCGGATTCCTGGCGCTGGCCATCGTGATCAGTCAAGTGCGCTTTGTCCGGGCACTCCGGGCCTCTGGCGCCACGGGCCCCATCCTGCCAGGTCTGCTGTCGGCGGCGCGCGACATCGCCACCCACACGCGGTTCACGTCCTGCGATCAGGAACGCAGCCGCTACGTCGCGCACCTCGCCGTGTTCTGGGGGTTTGTGGGCCTGGCGACAGTCGGCACGGTGGTCGGCATGGCCTCGATGGCGGGGGTCCTGCACACGCCGCTGGCCCAGACCAATCCGCTCAAGATCTTCGCAAACGCCGCGGGAGTGGTCGCCCTGGTTGGCGCCGTGCTGCTGCTGACCAACCGTCGGAGGGACCCGGCCAGGCGGGCGGCCGACACCTATTTTGACGCGTTCTTCATCTGGACGCTGACGGGCGTGATCGGGACTGGCGCCATCGTTCAGATTCTGAGACTGTTCCAGTCCATGCCGTGGATGTACGTGGTGTACGTGGTGCACCTGATCTTGGTTTTCGTGCTCTTCGTGAGCGCGCCGTATACCAAACTCGCCCACGTGGTCTACCGGACGATGGCCATGGCGGCGGCAGGCAGGAAATGA
- the dsrB gene encoding dissimilatory-type sulfite reductase subunit beta codes for MTTTVAKRITDIGPPHYSKFLHPVIKKNYGQWKFHESIAPGVLCHVAESGDRIYTVRAGSPRLLSVQTLRRFADLADRFSDGHLRFTSRNNVEFLLSDRDKVEPLKQALFELGFPVGGTNNAISNIVHTQGWVHCHSAATDASGIVKSVMDALYDRFTHENLPGKLRIALACCLNMCGAVHCSDIAILGIHRRVPKINHQTLPKTCEVPTLIASCPTGAIRPATVNEKASVEVIEEQCMFCGNCYTVCPSMPLNDPENDGLSIWVGGKVSNARSAPKFSKLAIPFIPNNPPRWPEVVDAVVNIVTVYAAHARKFERMGEWIERIGWPRFFELTGIPFTRYHLDDFKHAGLTYARSTHIRF; via the coding sequence ATGACCACGACAGTTGCCAAGCGGATTACGGATATCGGCCCCCCACACTACAGCAAGTTCCTGCATCCGGTGATCAAGAAGAACTACGGACAGTGGAAGTTCCACGAGTCGATCGCGCCGGGCGTGCTCTGCCACGTCGCCGAATCTGGCGATCGGATCTACACGGTACGGGCCGGCTCGCCGCGGTTGCTGAGCGTGCAGACCCTGCGGCGTTTCGCGGACCTCGCCGATCGTTTCAGCGACGGGCACTTGCGGTTCACGAGCCGCAACAACGTGGAGTTCCTGCTGTCGGACCGGGACAAGGTCGAGCCGCTCAAGCAGGCCTTGTTCGAGCTCGGATTCCCGGTCGGCGGCACCAACAACGCCATCAGCAACATCGTGCACACCCAGGGGTGGGTGCACTGCCATTCGGCGGCCACCGATGCGTCAGGCATTGTCAAGTCGGTGATGGATGCGCTGTATGATCGGTTCACACACGAGAACCTCCCTGGGAAGCTGCGCATCGCGCTCGCCTGCTGCCTGAACATGTGCGGCGCCGTACATTGCTCCGACATCGCGATTCTCGGCATTCACCGGCGCGTGCCGAAGATCAACCATCAGACGCTGCCGAAGACCTGCGAGGTGCCCACGCTGATCGCCTCCTGCCCGACCGGCGCCATCCGGCCTGCCACGGTCAACGAGAAGGCGTCGGTCGAGGTCATCGAAGAGCAGTGCATGTTCTGCGGCAACTGCTATACCGTCTGCCCGTCGATGCCGCTCAACGACCCTGAGAACGACGGCCTCTCGATCTGGGTGGGTGGCAAAGTGAGCAACGCGCGCAGTGCGCCCAAGTTCTCGAAGCTGGCGATCCCGTTTATTCCGAACAACCCGCCCCGCTGGCCCGAAGTGGTGGATGCGGTTGTCAACATCGTCACCGTGTACGCCGCGCACGCGCGAAAGTTCGAGCGCATGGGTGAGTGGATCGAGCGGATTGGCTGGCCGCGCTTCTTCGAGCTGACCGGCATTCCGTTCACTCGGTACCATCTCGACGACTTCAAGCACGCGGGCCTGACCTATGCGAGGTCGACGCACATCCGTTTCTAG
- a CDS encoding NAD(P)-binding protein, translating into MGLFKDVKKPVIRTGGQAGGEISPLRPRYIPKAPPCVGTCPGGTDIRGWLTTIAQAEAYGRTPEQAYELAWGIIAERNPFPAACGRVCPHPCEEACNRSVKEGAVAINALERFVGDFGIAHGLTLKRLSDAPHDEAVAVVGAGPAGLSCAYQLARRGYRVTVYEAFSKPGGMLRYGIPRYRLPAAVLDAEIQRILDLGVTLRCNTAVGRDVTLDDLRRDYKAVFVGIGAHKGLTLGIPGEDASNVFTGTEFLNHVNSGESVEIGDNVIVIGGGDTAIDAARVSHRLGAHVTVLYRRTRDEMPAIKPEIEGALEEGVAIEYLAAPVEILRQNGRAVGMRCIRMDLGEPDKSGRPRPVPRAGSEFDVPATAIIAAISQEPDFGPLPELHEGRNWVKADTWGATPLPDVFSGGDDIGLGLVSIAIGQGRFAAEAIDARLRGQVPERPVGGPPITTERMKPGWYKPADRHEREHLSVEQRGLDTEIEQSLSAEAALDEAKRCMSCGMCMDCETCWMYCTNSGFVKLPKGEHYRIKLEVCNGCKKCAEECPCGYIDMV; encoded by the coding sequence ATGGGCTTGTTCAAGGACGTCAAGAAGCCGGTCATCAGGACGGGCGGACAGGCAGGCGGCGAAATCAGCCCGCTGCGCCCGCGCTACATCCCGAAGGCGCCGCCGTGCGTCGGTACCTGTCCCGGCGGCACCGACATCCGCGGCTGGCTCACCACCATCGCGCAGGCGGAAGCGTACGGGCGGACCCCAGAGCAGGCGTACGAACTGGCTTGGGGAATCATCGCGGAGCGCAACCCCTTCCCGGCCGCCTGCGGCCGTGTGTGTCCTCACCCGTGTGAGGAGGCCTGCAACCGGAGCGTCAAGGAAGGCGCCGTCGCCATCAACGCTCTCGAGCGGTTTGTCGGAGACTTCGGCATCGCACACGGGCTCACGCTCAAGCGGTTGTCTGATGCGCCGCATGATGAAGCCGTGGCGGTGGTGGGGGCTGGACCCGCCGGGCTGTCGTGCGCCTACCAGCTCGCGCGTCGCGGGTATCGGGTGACCGTCTACGAGGCCTTCTCGAAACCCGGAGGGATGCTTCGGTACGGCATCCCCCGGTACCGCCTGCCGGCCGCGGTGCTCGATGCCGAGATCCAGCGGATTCTCGATCTGGGTGTCACGCTCCGGTGCAATACCGCCGTCGGTCGCGACGTCACGCTCGACGATCTGCGCCGCGACTACAAGGCGGTGTTCGTCGGGATCGGTGCCCACAAGGGTCTGACGCTTGGCATTCCGGGCGAAGACGCGTCCAACGTCTTCACCGGGACCGAGTTTCTGAATCACGTCAACTCCGGCGAGTCCGTCGAGATTGGCGACAATGTCATCGTGATCGGTGGCGGCGATACCGCCATCGACGCGGCGCGCGTCAGCCACAGGCTGGGTGCACACGTGACCGTGCTCTACCGCCGGACACGGGACGAGATGCCGGCCATCAAGCCGGAAATCGAAGGCGCTCTCGAAGAGGGCGTCGCCATCGAGTATCTGGCTGCGCCGGTCGAGATTCTGAGGCAGAACGGCCGCGCGGTGGGCATGCGGTGCATCCGCATGGACCTTGGCGAGCCCGACAAGTCCGGCCGGCCGCGGCCGGTGCCGCGCGCAGGATCCGAGTTTGACGTGCCGGCGACGGCGATCATCGCCGCGATCAGCCAGGAGCCCGACTTCGGCCCGCTGCCCGAACTGCACGAAGGCCGGAACTGGGTCAAGGCAGACACCTGGGGCGCCACGCCGCTGCCTGACGTCTTCTCGGGCGGCGACGACATCGGTCTCGGGCTGGTCTCGATCGCGATTGGCCAGGGGAGGTTTGCGGCCGAGGCGATTGACGCCCGCCTCAGAGGTCAGGTGCCGGAGCGGCCTGTCGGCGGTCCCCCCATCACCACCGAACGGATGAAGCCAGGGTGGTACAAGCCCGCGGACCGGCACGAGCGAGAACATCTCTCCGTCGAGCAACGGGGTCTCGATACCGAAATCGAGCAGAGCCTTTCCGCAGAGGCGGCGCTCGATGAAGCCAAGCGATGCATGTCGTGCGGCATGTGCATGGACTGCGAGACCTGCTGGATGTACTGCACCAACAGCGGGTTTGTGAAGTTGCCGAAGGGCGAGCACTACCGGATCAAGCTCGAGGTGTGCAACGGCTGCAAGAAGTGCGCAGAAGAGTGCCCCTGCGGCTACATCGACATGGTGTAG
- a CDS encoding TusE/DsrC/DsvC family sulfur relay protein: protein MPTIQLNNNDYLVDEDGFLENPEVWSERVALDFATTEGVAELTEAHWKVINYLRNYYVQFGIAPMIRKLCKETGFKLNEIYALFPSGPAKGACKLAGLPKPTGCV, encoded by the coding sequence GTGCCGACCATTCAGCTGAACAACAACGATTACCTCGTAGACGAAGACGGGTTCCTCGAGAATCCCGAAGTCTGGAGCGAACGGGTGGCGCTCGACTTTGCGACCACCGAAGGGGTAGCGGAACTGACCGAGGCCCACTGGAAGGTCATCAACTACCTCCGGAACTACTACGTCCAGTTCGGGATCGCGCCGATGATCCGGAAGCTCTGCAAGGAGACCGGGTTCAAGCTCAACGAGATCTACGCGCTGTTCCCATCGGGTCCGGCCAAGGGCGCGTGCAAACTGGCGGGTCTCCCGAAACCGACCGGGTGCGTGTAG